From Paenibacillus sp. PL2-23:
GAGGATCGCCACCATGCGGTCGCGCCCCGTCTCTTCCATAATGACGTCCTTCACGCGAGCTCCGCCCGGCAGGCCCTTGAGGTACCACGCCAGATGCTTGCGCATCTCGCGCACCGCAACGGCTTCGTTCTTGAGCGCGATAAGACGATCCAGATGAAGGATCGCGACCTCCATCTTCTCGCGCGGAGAGGGATCGCCGAGCAGCTCGCCCGACTCCAGATACTGAATCGTACGGTACAGCATCCACGGATTGCCGAGGGCGCCGCGGCCGATCATAACGCCGTCCACGCCGGTATGCTCCAGCATACGCTTCGCATCCTCCGGCGCGAATACGTCCCCGTTGCCGATGACGGGAATGGAGACGGCGTTCTTGACGTCTCTTATAATGTCCCAGTTGGCTTTGCCAGTATACAATTGCTCCCGTGTGCGGCCATGGACGCTGACGGCGCTGCCGCCCGCGCGCTCGACCGCCTGGGCGTTCTCCACGGCGAAGACGTGCTCATCGTCCCAGCCTATTCTCATTTTGACAGTGACGGGCTTATCGACGGCATCCACGACAGAGGACACCATCTCATATATCTTGTTAGGGTCCAGCAGCCATCTTGCGCCCGCGTCGCACTTGGTCACCTTCGGCACCGGACAACCCATGTTAATATCAATAATATCGGCGTTGGTCCCTTTGTCGACGACCTTGGCCGCCTCCACCAGGGACTCGCGATCTCCTCCGAAGATTTGCAGGCTGAGCGGCTTCTCCCTCTCGTCTACGAATAACATCTCCATCGTCCGCTTGTTCCCGTGCAGGATGGCTTTGTCGCTGACCATCTCAGCGCACACCAAGCCTGTGCCGAATTCCTTCGCGATTAGTCGGAAAGCCGGATTGCACACGCCTGCCATCGGCGCCAGCACGACTCTGTTCTTCATCTTGATGTCTCCGATTTTCAGCATGCCGTTCCTTACTCCTCCTTCGTCGTCATTAACTCTTCATAGCTGATCCCCAGCGTCTTCGCAATGTGGTTCAGCAGCTTGGGGTCGTTCTTCCTTGTGCCGCGCTCCAGTGATCCCAGTACAGCAACCGATACGCCAAGCTCCTTGGCCAGCTCTAGCTGTGTGTAGCCCTTCAGCTTCCGAAAGGCTCTGACGCGCTGCGCCAATTGATTGTTTTCCATAACGTGATGCCATCCTCTCTCCCCCGGAGAGACGCTTCTGCCGATTCGCGCACCTGACCCGCCAGAGGATGCTCCTCCTCCAGCACATCGTTTAATGGCACAAGCACGAACGCCCGCTCCAGCATGCGCGGATGCGGCAGCGTCAGCTCCACGTGATCCATTCTGACATTATCGTATAGGAGCAGATCGAGGTCAATGGTTCTTGGTCCCCAACGTTCATGTCGAATTCTCCCGAGACGGCGCTCCAGCTCCAGCTGCTCCCGCAGCAGCTCCAGCGGCTGAAGCGATGTCGTGACGTCAATCACCATGTTGAGAAAAGCCGGCTGGTCGGTGTAGCCGACGGGGTCCGTCTCGTAGAGGGCGGATACGCGCTCCACCCCAATATGCGGATGCTCGTCGATGAGGACGATCGCCTGCCGGAGCAGCTCCTCCCGGTCGCCCATATTGGAGCCCAGGGCTATATAAGCCTTATGCTGTTCATGCTCGTACGATTCGCCCATCCGTATCCCGCTTTCTCTTCAGCTCGATAATCACGCCGTCGAAGTGAATGTCGAACGGCGGATTCGGCTTCGTGACGCGCACCGTCACATCGTTGATCCTAGTATAAGCCTCCAGCACGCTCGATGCAATGCGGCCCGCCAGCGCTTCGATCAGCTTGAACGGCGGTCCTTCCACAATCCCCTTGGTCAGCTCATGCAGCTCCGCATAGTTGATCGTCTCATTCAGATCGTCGGTGTCCGCCGCTTGAGCGAGGTCTAGCGTCAGCTCCAAATCCACATAAAACTTCTGTCCCAGCTTATTCTCCTCGGGAAACACGCCATGATAGCCGTAAAAGCGCATTCCCCGCACAATCATGCGGTCCATCGTATCGCTCCTTCCAGCGGGCCGGCAGCCACATGGCTCGCCGCTCGCGGTGGTGTGTTGGCAGTGCGGGCACTAACGCCGCAGGATGGCGTCCGCCATGAGGGCGGTGCGCTTGATCGCGCGGACGTCGTGGACGCGCACGATCTGCGCGCCGCGCGCGATGCCGAGGGCAACGGTCGCTGCCGTGCCCTCTACGACATCATCAGCCGGCAAGCCCAGCGTCTGCTGGATGAATCGCTTGCGCGAGGTGCCGAGCAGCACCGGGTAGCCGAGCGCATGCACTTCGTTCAGACGATCGAGCAGCTCGAGATTGTCGTTGTAGGTTTTGGCGAACCCGATGCCCGGGTCGAGCCAGATGTTGTGCTCGGCGACGCCCGCGCTTGCAGCAAGGTTCACGCTGCCGCGCAGGTCGGCGAGCACGTCCGGGACAAAGTCATTGTAGTCCCGGGCGTGTCGGTTATGGCTGATGATGACGGGACAGCCATATTCCGCCGCTGCGGCGGCCATGTCGGGGTCGTGCCGGAGACCCCAGATGTCGTTGATGATATGCGCGCCCGCTTCGAGCGCTTGGCGCGCTGTCGCCGCTTTGTACGTGTCGATGGACAGCGGCACGCGGGGAAGCTCCTTGCGAAGCGCATGAATCACGGGCAGCACCCGCCGAAGCTCCTCCTCTGCGCTCACTGCCTGGAAGCCCGGTCTGGTCGACTCTCCGCCAATATCCAGAATATCCGCTCCCGCCTCGACCATCTCCATCGCATGCTTCACAGCCTGCTCGACGTGGAGATACCTGCCGCCGTCCGAGAAGGAATCCGGGGTTGCGTTCAGGATGCCCATTATCAAGGTGCGCTCCCCGAGCTTCAGCTCCACGCCTCCCCCGAGATTATAGGAACGTTCATAGTTTGTTGGGTTTGTATGTATCATGCCCAGCGCCTCCCTCCTGTCGTATAACCCTGTAACTTCCGCGCTCGCCCATCTACTCATGCCTAGTATTTATTGTGCGCTCCGAATCCATAAGCAATCCTCGCACACTTATTACCCCGCAGAGGGC
This genomic window contains:
- the dusB gene encoding tRNA dihydrouridine synthase DusB; its protein translation is MLKIGDIKMKNRVVLAPMAGVCNPAFRLIAKEFGTGLVCAEMVSDKAILHGNKRTMEMLFVDEREKPLSLQIFGGDRESLVEAAKVVDKGTNADIIDINMGCPVPKVTKCDAGARWLLDPNKIYEMVSSVVDAVDKPVTVKMRIGWDDEHVFAVENAQAVERAGGSAVSVHGRTREQLYTGKANWDIIRDVKNAVSIPVIGNGDVFAPEDAKRMLEHTGVDGVMIGRGALGNPWMLYRTIQYLESGELLGDPSPREKMEVAILHLDRLIALKNEAVAVREMRKHLAWYLKGLPGGARVKDVIMEETGRDRMVAILENYINTLEQEADAKPSTAPAAASQSEEVVH
- a CDS encoding helix-turn-helix transcriptional regulator — translated: MENNQLAQRVRAFRKLKGYTQLELAKELGVSVAVLGSLERGTRKNDPKLLNHIAKTLGISYEELMTTKEE
- the folK gene encoding 2-amino-4-hydroxy-6-hydroxymethyldihydropteridine diphosphokinase, whose protein sequence is MGESYEHEQHKAYIALGSNMGDREELLRQAIVLIDEHPHIGVERVSALYETDPVGYTDQPAFLNMVIDVTTSLQPLELLREQLELERRLGRIRHERWGPRTIDLDLLLYDNVRMDHVELTLPHPRMLERAFVLVPLNDVLEEEHPLAGQVRESAEASLRGREDGITLWKTINWRSASEPFGS
- the folB gene encoding dihydroneopterin aldolase, translating into MDRMIVRGMRFYGYHGVFPEENKLGQKFYVDLELTLDLAQAADTDDLNETINYAELHELTKGIVEGPPFKLIEALAGRIASSVLEAYTRINDVTVRVTKPNPPFDIHFDGVIIELKRKRDTDGRIVRA
- the folP gene encoding dihydropteroate synthase, with protein sequence MIHTNPTNYERSYNLGGGVELKLGERTLIMGILNATPDSFSDGGRYLHVEQAVKHAMEMVEAGADILDIGGESTRPGFQAVSAEEELRRVLPVIHALRKELPRVPLSIDTYKAATARQALEAGAHIINDIWGLRHDPDMAAAAAEYGCPVIISHNRHARDYNDFVPDVLADLRGSVNLAASAGVAEHNIWLDPGIGFAKTYNDNLELLDRLNEVHALGYPVLLGTSRKRFIQQTLGLPADDVVEGTAATVALGIARGAQIVRVHDVRAIKRTALMADAILRR